One window from the genome of Moraxella nasibovis encodes:
- a CDS encoding efflux RND transporter periplasmic adaptor subunit, producing MSKVFMKRNFRAAAIAAVFSGMALLTACNQSGQADQAAASQQMPPAVVDVQTVNLGAIPISKTFSGRVTAVETSEVRPQVTGIIDEVLFREGSFVRAGQPLYRINTDNYASAINAGRASIANAEASAQNARAAYAQSQAALVAQQATLAQARADLARLQGLVEADAVSKQVYDQAVTAVRTAEANVEAAKATVEQARAGIGSADAAINSAKASLSASELDYSRTIVKAPISGRIGISAVTNGALVAANQGNALATITRTDYVYVDISQSSSEMLRLRQQIAEGKASEGSSDVQIVLEDGQPYPIIGRLALSDASVDEATGAVKIRAVFPNPDGILIPGMYVNANLAQSIVNNATLLPQSAVMRTPKGETQVYVVNAEKKIEARMVKTAGTFNGQWVITEGLMQGDNVVIVGGAKVKPDQVVETRPYAPADQAAQNATQGTAAQPAQQGQNTVMAPPSSSDAQNDESASKAADATTAQ from the coding sequence ATGAGTAAGGTGTTTATGAAACGAAATTTCCGTGCAGCGGCAATCGCTGCGGTATTTTCTGGCATGGCGCTTTTGACGGCTTGCAATCAATCAGGTCAAGCCGACCAAGCCGCCGCTTCACAGCAAATGCCACCTGCCGTCGTGGATGTGCAGACAGTGAATCTGGGCGCTATTCCCATCAGTAAGACTTTCTCAGGGCGTGTGACCGCCGTTGAGACTTCAGAGGTGCGTCCGCAGGTGACGGGCATCATTGATGAGGTATTGTTCCGTGAAGGCAGCTTTGTGCGTGCCGGTCAGCCTTTGTATCGCATCAATACAGATAATTACGCCAGTGCCATCAATGCAGGCAGAGCATCGATTGCTAATGCTGAGGCATCTGCTCAAAATGCCCGTGCCGCATATGCTCAGTCGCAAGCAGCCTTAGTGGCTCAGCAAGCGACCTTGGCGCAGGCGAGAGCGGATTTGGCAAGACTACAAGGCTTGGTGGAGGCGGATGCCGTATCTAAGCAAGTCTATGACCAAGCGGTGACGGCGGTGCGTACCGCTGAGGCGAATGTCGAGGCTGCCAAAGCGACCGTAGAGCAGGCTCGTGCAGGCATTGGCAGTGCTGATGCTGCCATCAATAGTGCCAAAGCAAGCCTGAGCGCCAGTGAGCTGGATTATAGCCGTACCATCGTCAAAGCACCGATCAGCGGTAGAATCGGCATCTCAGCGGTGACAAATGGTGCGTTGGTGGCTGCCAATCAAGGCAATGCACTGGCGACCATCACTCGTACAGACTATGTGTATGTGGACATCAGTCAGTCATCGTCAGAGATGTTAAGACTTCGCCAGCAGATCGCTGAGGGTAAGGCAAGTGAGGGCAGTAGCGATGTGCAGATCGTCTTAGAAGATGGTCAGCCTTATCCGATTATTGGTCGTCTTGCCTTATCTGATGCCAGTGTCGATGAAGCGACGGGCGCTGTTAAAATCCGTGCTGTATTTCCAAACCCAGACGGCATCTTGATTCCAGGTATGTATGTGAATGCCAATTTGGCGCAGTCGATTGTCAATAACGCCACCTTATTGCCACAAAGTGCCGTCATGCGTACGCCAAAAGGTGAAACGCAGGTGTATGTGGTGAATGCCGAGAAGAAAATCGAGGCTCGCATGGTGAAAACGGCTGGCACTTTTAATGGTCAATGGGTCATCACAGAGGGTCTGATGCAAGGTGATAATGTGGTCATCGTCGGTGGTGCCAAAGTCAAGCCAGATCAGGTGGTGGAGACTCGTCCATATGCGCCTGCCGACCAAGCCGCTCAAAATGCCACCCAAGGCACAGCCGCTCAGCCTGCCCAGCAAGGTCAAAATACCGTGATGGCACCGCCAAGCAGTAGCGATGCCCAAAATGATGAGTCAGCGTCCAAAGCTGCTGATGCGACCACAGCACAGTAG
- the dacB gene encoding D-alanyl-D-alanine carboxypeptidase/D-alanyl-D-alanine endopeptidase, giving the protein MKHGRAGRAAILGVLLMAMMGAPLCVQAQAASEGVAMTNLDDALPQSVRDKMAQAGLVADAVSLWVEPLSARQGQNGAASGQMLRQNPLIRHHADTPRTPASTQKLITTYIALHTLGEHHRWATYVQPKGVIINGTLHGDLVIQGNGDPAMTHEHLRAMLTQVQARGIRHIQGDIIIDNLAFRDVKFDTHAFDGQGMRAYNAAPNAFLVNFGTVEVDVLPSGREVVSQDGDGRQQKVFMAGDRQGAAVQVLPTLADFDAPNQIAANQSSCLTESQLNLSDSRLLVTGGTNADCGRRSYWLTFFDADRLAMKAVQGEWQKLDAAFSGEVVMAKARESMGLPWLVSLSKPLGEQIHLINQYSNNVMTEQVALSLPLASGEVSVSDYPSAFSFIDRWWKKHLKSQPPVMSRASGLCRDCAITPEAMAELLVFAYQQPDFEIFKASLPVAGISGTMANLAKRDASHPAIGRAHVKTGTLNDVSSLAGYVMGRDGKWYVFVAMVNAPNAGHDAKVSAVLDEMLSHVAML; this is encoded by the coding sequence ATGAAACACGGTAGGGCTGGGCGAGCTGCCATCTTGGGCGTGCTATTGATGGCGATGATGGGTGCGCCGCTTTGTGTACAAGCGCAAGCCGCAAGCGAGGGTGTGGCGATGACGAATTTAGATGACGCGCTACCGCAAAGCGTGCGTGATAAGATGGCTCAGGCAGGCTTGGTTGCTGATGCGGTGAGTCTTTGGGTTGAGCCATTGTCGGCTCGGCAGGGTCAAAATGGCGCAGCGTCAGGACAAATGCTGCGCCAAAACCCCCTCATTCGACATCACGCCGACACACCTCGCACGCCTGCCTCCACCCAAAAGCTCATCACCACTTACATTGCGCTACATACGCTGGGTGAGCATCACCGCTGGGCGACTTATGTTCAGCCCAAAGGCGTGATCATCAATGGTACGCTACATGGCGACCTTGTCATACAAGGCAATGGCGACCCTGCGATGACGCACGAGCACCTGCGTGCCATGCTCACACAAGTGCAGGCACGGGGCATTCGCCACATTCAGGGTGATATCATCATCGATAATCTGGCATTTCGTGATGTCAAATTTGACACGCACGCCTTTGATGGTCAGGGAATGCGTGCTTATAATGCCGCACCAAATGCTTTTTTGGTGAATTTTGGCACGGTGGAGGTGGATGTGCTGCCTTCGGGTCGTGAGGTGGTAAGCCAAGATGGTGATGGCAGACAGCAAAAGGTATTTATGGCAGGTGATCGCCAAGGTGCTGCTGTGCAAGTGCTACCAACATTGGCAGACTTTGACGCACCAAATCAAATCGCCGCCAATCAGTCAAGCTGCCTGACAGAATCTCAGCTTAATCTGTCTGACAGCCGTCTTTTGGTCACTGGCGGCACCAATGCCGACTGCGGTCGTCGTTCGTATTGGCTGACCTTTTTTGATGCAGATCGGCTGGCGATGAAGGCGGTGCAGGGTGAATGGCAAAAGCTGGATGCGGCGTTTTCTGGTGAAGTTGTCATGGCGAAGGCTCGTGAGTCGATGGGGCTGCCTTGGCTGGTGTCGCTGTCCAAGCCTTTGGGTGAGCAGATTCATCTCATCAATCAGTATTCAAATAATGTCATGACTGAGCAGGTGGCGCTGTCGTTGCCTTTGGCGTCAGGCGAGGTGTCGGTGAGTGATTATCCTTCGGCGTTTTCGTTCATCGATCGCTGGTGGAAAAAGCATCTAAAAAGCCAGCCGCCTGTGATGAGCCGCGCCTCTGGGCTTTGCCGAGATTGTGCCATCACACCAGAGGCGATGGCGGAGCTTTTGGTGTTTGCCTATCAGCAGCCAGACTTTGAGATTTTTAAAGCCTCGTTGCCTGTTGCGGGCATTTCAGGCACGATGGCAAATCTTGCAAAAAGAGATGCCAGTCATCCTGCCATCGGACGGGCGCATGTAAAGACTGGCACGCTCAACGATGTCAGCAGTCTGGCGGGCTATGTGATGGGGCGTGATGGCAAGTGGTATGTGTTCGTGGCGATGGTCAATGCGCCCAATGCAGGTCACGATGCCAAGGTGTCAGCCGTACTTGATGAGATGCTCTCTCATGTGGCGATGCTTTGA
- a CDS encoding polyhydroxyalkanoic acid system family protein: MSDIRIEKRHNFDLQTARTQAKKWLQEAKDEFGLDAVYQEGADTDTVSINKAGVDGRAFLDADKVIFEADLAFLAKPLKGMISSGIQEGLDRYFA, encoded by the coding sequence ATGTCAGACATTCGCATTGAAAAACGCCATAATTTTGATCTACAAACAGCACGCACGCAGGCGAAAAAATGGCTACAAGAAGCCAAAGATGAATTTGGCTTGGATGCTGTCTATCAAGAAGGTGCAGACACCGACACGGTCTCAATCAATAAAGCAGGCGTCGATGGGCGTGCTTTTTTGGATGCAGATAAGGTCATTTTTGAGGCGGATTTGGCGTTTTTGGCAAAGCCACTTAAAGGCATGATTAGCTCAGGCATTCAAGAAGGTCTTGATCGTTATTTTGCGTGA
- the dcd gene encoding dCTP deaminase: protein MSIKSDRWIRKMATEHEMISPFEPKQVRHNEQGDKIVSYGTSSYGYDVRCANEFKVFTNVHSAIVDPKNFDPKSFVDIVGDECIIPPNSFALARTVEYFKIPRDVLTVCLGKSTYARCGIIVNVTPLEPEWEGHVTLEFSNTTNLPARIYAGEGVAQMLFFQSDADDVCETSYKDRGGKYQGQTGVTLPKT, encoded by the coding sequence ATGTCCATCAAATCAGACCGCTGGATTCGCAAAATGGCGACCGAACACGAGATGATCTCACCTTTTGAGCCAAAACAAGTCCGCCACAACGAGCAGGGCGATAAAATCGTAAGCTACGGCACTTCAAGCTACGGCTACGATGTTCGCTGCGCCAATGAATTTAAGGTTTTTACCAATGTGCATTCTGCCATCGTCGATCCAAAAAACTTCGACCCAAAAAGTTTTGTGGATATTGTTGGTGATGAGTGCATCATTCCGCCAAACTCATTTGCACTGGCTCGCACAGTGGAATATTTTAAAATCCCACGAGATGTTTTGACTGTCTGCCTTGGCAAATCTACCTACGCTCGCTGTGGCATCATCGTCAATGTCACACCGCTTGAGCCTGAATGGGAAGGTCATGTGACTTTAGAATTTAGTAACACGACCAACTTGCCAGCACGCATTTATGCAGGCGAGGGCGTGGCTCAGATGTTGTTTTTCCAATCGGACGCTGACGATGTGTGCGAAACTTCTTATAAAGATCGTGGCGGTAAATATCAAGGGCAAACGGGCGTTACTTTGCCAAAGACCTAA
- a CDS encoding Mrp/NBP35 family ATP-binding protein, with product MFNPFKKKNAINMNDVKQVMSEFVLYHQPLTKFIDEQSTHDDVLNISLKIHKDANQAELEAMYHKLRARLSELGVMEVNLNVVLTDKVAPAPSANTSAKVQTFTPSDKIPASTDEPKPAKSAPKQADIAPHPRIRHIVVVASGKGGVGKSTTTVNIALALQRLGKKVGILDADIYGPSVPDMLGVAGVRPVVENDQFVPIDAHGLALLSIGNLIESDNTPVAWRGVKATGALMQLYSQTNWPNLDYLVIDMPPGTGDIQLTLAQRIPITGAVIVTTPQHIALLDAKKGVEMFVKTDIAILGIVENMSLHTCSACGHTEAIFGADGGQSMAQLYGVPLLGQLPIDASIREKMDKGEPKQLGEQITHIYDAIAKGIDDDIAKYTKTRQDGRIF from the coding sequence CTTTAAAAAGAAAAACGCCATCAACATGAATGATGTCAAGCAAGTGATGAGCGAGTTTGTGCTGTATCATCAGCCTTTGACGAAGTTTATTGATGAGCAAAGCACGCATGACGATGTGCTAAACATTTCGCTAAAAATCCACAAAGATGCCAACCAAGCCGAGCTTGAAGCGATGTATCATAAATTGCGTGCCAGATTGTCCGAATTGGGCGTGATGGAAGTGAATTTGAATGTGGTTTTGACCGATAAAGTCGCACCTGCCCCCAGCGCCAACACTTCTGCTAAGGTGCAAACATTCACGCCAAGCGACAAAATCCCTGCATCTACAGACGAGCCTAAGCCTGCCAAATCTGCCCCCAAGCAAGCCGACATTGCGCCACACCCACGCATTCGCCACATCGTCGTGGTTGCCAGTGGTAAAGGCGGTGTGGGCAAATCCACGACCACCGTCAATATCGCCCTTGCCCTACAAAGACTTGGCAAAAAAGTAGGGATTTTGGACGCTGACATTTATGGACCGTCCGTGCCTGATATGCTGGGCGTGGCAGGCGTGCGACCTGTGGTTGAAAACGACCAATTTGTGCCGATTGACGCTCATGGTTTGGCGCTATTGTCCATCGGCAATTTGATTGAAAGCGACAACACGCCTGTGGCATGGCGTGGCGTGAAAGCGACTGGGGCTTTGATGCAATTATACAGCCAAACCAACTGGCCAAATCTGGATTATTTGGTGATTGATATGCCCCCTGGGACAGGCGACATTCAGCTTACCCTTGCCCAAAGAATTCCCATCACAGGGGCGGTGATTGTTACCACGCCGCAGCACATTGCCTTGCTTGATGCCAAAAAAGGCGTGGAGATGTTTGTCAAAACGGACATTGCGATTTTGGGCATTGTGGAAAATATGTCGCTACATACTTGCAGTGCTTGCGGTCATACGGAGGCGATTTTTGGGGCTGATGGCGGTCAGAGTATGGCACAGCTGTACGGCGTGCCACTATTGGGACAACTGCCGATTGATGCCAGTATTCGTGAAAAGATGGATAAAGGCGAGCCAAAACAGCTGGGCGAACAGATTACGCACATTTATGATGCCATCGCCAAAGGCATTGATGATGACATTGCCAAATACACCAAAACTCGCCAAGATGGGCGGATTTTTTAA